A segment of the Amblyomma americanum isolate KBUSLIRL-KWMA chromosome 6, ASM5285725v1, whole genome shotgun sequence genome:
CCTCTCAGATAgcgcacggtaaaaaaaaaataataagaaaacaaGCGCAGCAAGAAACAGTAGTAAATAGGTGAGTTCGCTTAACAAGACCAGCGAAACGCTAAAACTGAATGGCTCGAAGACAGCCGAGGTGTAAAGGATGAAAATCACGAAAAAAGAAGTACAGCGAGAAACAGGGTCACCTGCTCCTACTCCGCTGGGGTGGATGACAGGAAGGAAATAAAATTTTCAAACCTGGCAAGCGggcagaatgaaagaaaaaactgCGGGCGCTCAATATTATTTCAGTCAGATTTTCTAGTCGAGCTTAGAAGTTTCTGAGTATGATAGCTTTGCAACAGCACTATACGCGCTTGAACAAACCTGCAATGCAACATGTTCTTCTCCCTTTTTTCTCGTCTCAAACAAAAGAgatgaaaaggagaaaaaaattaatgagaAACGAAAATTCAGTGCCAGAAAACATGGTTCATAGTTTGTGCCACTGACAGAGACTGGAATGTAACAAAAGTGACCttcattttgttcattttttggcCTGCAATATTCAACATTAAGAGCGTCACATGTTTTAAACAAATCCAATGAAGAAATAAGCGCGATAGTTCTATTCATTGCTGATCAAAAAGTGACAATGAAGCATGCTCGGCTCTTGCACAGCGAGGATCATGTCCCAGTATCCGGTATGGAACAAAATTATTAGATTCTGTTATTTAAGATTTAACGCGTTTTGTTGAGGAGGGTTTCAGTTAAATGTGTGCCCTTTAGGAGAATAAACCACTAATGAAAACTTTTTGTAAGAGCATTTTAAGTTAATGAGAAAGCAGGCGTAATATTTTCTGCAGTTAACAATGAAAACGCCCTTACCAGTTGCACTACAATACCAATTTTGCTTCAAACGGTATAAAGATAGTAGCACATGCTGCAGGCACAGTCATCAGCATGCAGCGGTGCTCACAGTGGTTTATAAATCTAGCTTTAGCTCTCTTTGTCTGATGCTAAAATATATCAAAATTTCAGGCAACACTTGAGCTTCGCCTTAAGTGTATCACGCggcagcgttaatgggttaatgtccatatatatgAAATTGGTCATCCTCaacttaacattcacagatccgTGCGAGTCTTCACACCACTCTGGCCCAGTGGTGGAGCGCttaagtgatgtgccactgcATTGCGATGGTATGTGCTGCACCGGCGGctcttgtgcgacccaggtttctCCTTccgagcaatctctcgcgaccaatgataatttaactgccgcctaccACGGTAGGCAGGTTTTGATGGCGTCACTTAGTGACGTGACCTTCATGTCCCACCTGGGATGCTAATgcgggaatttttcgctcacaaacgCCGATgatgacaccggattttctgaactttaacgctgtcgctttgGAAATAGCGGCGTATCTAGACACCAACAATATATGTCAACAAGGATTGCAAAGCACAATGCACGGATGGACCACAGATGGCTCAAGCTGCAGTTTTTGAATGTTTCCGCCTGCCCTCGCGCATCTTTATGGCAGGGTCCATCCCGTTACGTATTTCAGCATTGCGAACTGTTTAATTGACCTTCTTAAGCAGCCCTGGTAATCGGCCCTAGTATTAGATATGCATTTGCAAAGCCCGGTCCTACAAAGAACCAGAGTGACACACTCCATTTCCAATATCGAGCAccattacctgtgctgcttgggttacgGCTTTGTCAGCTTTGAATGCGGCCACACAAATCTGCCGTTAGCAATACACTCCGGCGCGTTTATGATCTAGCATTAAAGCACACGCAGCGCAATGAATGGCCTCAGCGGTGATTCCAAAGCTATGAAATTCCACTCTGGAGCCCAAGCTCACGGGAGAATCATAGGCCTCGGCGGTTTAATCTGGTGGTTGGAGTGCACTCTAAACCCTCCCCTACGGCGTCTTTCGGTGCCCACGCGAATCTTCGAGACTTCACATCTCCGACACAAGATATGGACGGCAGTACAATGCTGCCGAGTCATCAGCGTTCCAAAAACAGGCCTCCATACTAATGCCGCCCTCTGTTGTTAGTGGGATGATCTGGTCTCTATGCAATCGCGCTCGGCAGCACTTCCAAAGCCAAAATACCAGCCGCGAATGTGGTGCAAGTAGCGTTGTGGGCGGTGGCCGAAAAGTGTAGAGCTTGAGCTTACAGTTGCTCTTCACCTCTAGCTGGCTTCGGTTCACGTTTAGCTCAGAGCCAATGGAAGCTTTACCCCGAGTATAAACACAATGATGACCAAAATTTTTGCGTCAGTTTCAGAGTTTCTTTACGCCTGACTGTTTCTATCGTTTCGGGGCGATGTTCTCCACAGACTGCCCAGAACATTTATTCCTGTCTTTCAGAAACGTTTCCATTTAAGCTATGTTTCCCCAGAATGCTATTCAGCTTTATTGATAAGATTTTTAAGTTATGTAACTAGATTTCAAGATAAGTAATAGGCCCTCGCTTAATATGCCggtaataaaacaaaaacacagtTTGTGATTCTCTATGTTAGCGTCAGAAACACAGCTTAAGTTTCGTTAGTGTAATGAACACTCATTTATGCATTATGTATATAATAGCGATCCTCATGCTATATTTCGAAGCGTGAGCTTTCAGAATCTAGCATCATCAAATTTCCAGCACTGATGATGGAAGACATGAGGATGCTGGCTACATTAAAACATGTTTGAGCGCACCGGATGGCAGTCGTATTTTGTAACAACGACAAAACTTTTAGGAATCACACTTCCAAAAAAAAACCCGCAGCGAACACCTCATGCTTTGTTCCTTTGCTAAATAATAATTAAGATACTAATCATTTTCTTAACGCGCACGTTCGTAACTAAGGTGGACTAACTAAATTCAGGCATCTGGTCTTTGGAAACAGCGCCGTTTCGCACACCGTCAGTCGTCAGGAGTCAGTGTTTCAAGCTCTTGAGAAGGTGCAAATTTCGAATGACACCTAAAGAGCGCAGTAGCGAGCATGAAATTCCCCCAAAAAATGCGACGCCTTGCTCTGTTTTTTCTGCGTTTATGGCTTTGTACCTGCTTCCGCACTGCTTGATTTTGTCAAAATGACCAAGCTGCTAATATTATAGCCTGTCTTCTTCCGTAATGAGCACTGTGCGCGGAAACAAGAAATTTTGCGTCATGCATGCGACGCCGTTAGAGTGAAACGATTATGAAAGGTCTCAAATTCGTTTGACttaaaaagaacacatgaagcaAGGAAAGGCACATGCTTTGCTCTGACGTGCACCGCTTTCAAAACTGCTTTGGTCCGCTTTTGTTTTAAGATATGCAGTAGCGAAAGACAGAACAAGCCCGGATGTTTCCCCCGGCGTTTATGAGTGCGAAAGCCTCCTTCACTGCTTGAAATTAATGGAAACGCAAAGCAATGGAACCATGGATAGTGATCTGTAAACCGTAGCACTTCCTTCCAAAGCGGGTGCCAATATTCAGTGTTGTCCTTCATACATTATTTAAAATAGAGCCCAGAGAAGAACGGCAGCTATTGACGGCGCAATAAAATATTTTGCAAACacagttaccccccccccccccccccaggaacTTTTTGTATAGAACCGGATCAGATTCAtttgcaatctttaaatgatgCCTCTATTAAGCACGTGAAGCCTTCAATATATCATCTCTCTGAAAAGTGTAAGAGTAGTTGAGATACTGGCAACTGTTATTTTGCTTTCTCTTCAAAAATGTGAGCTCTCagacccattttttttctttcaaaaagaaCTTTGGAGATTTTCTATACAAATTTGTTCTCAACAAATTAAAACGATGCTACCTCTCGAGACGTTTTAAATGGTAGACGGGTTAAATGAATTATTCTCTGCTTTGAAATGGCCAGCCACCAAAGGATGTCAGCCGCTTTACTTCCGGCCAGGCTGACTGCACCGAACCTTTTGTAAGCCCTCCTTTCATTAACCCTCTCATTTTGTATGCAAAATACTCTTGGTCATTACCTTTATTGAGAACACCGCCTGAAAATATTCGTTAGAAACATTTAAAAAATTAGGTCCGCTTCTATGTTTCTTCTGTATAGATCAAACACGGCAACTGCTCCTGCCGGGCGACACTTACTTCCCGCGAGGAAAACTGTCCAAACCTTTCAAGAACTCTCATTTTGTTAACAGCCTCATTTTGTATGTAAAAGTCTATATGCCTTTATTTTTCGTTATAAGCGCCCCACTTTATAATGATCGCttggaacaataaaaaaaataaggttGCATCTATTTTTCTTCTCCACACAGCCGACACGGGAGCTCCTGGTGTCGcgagttttgttttgtttcttcaaaGTAGTTTTCGTGGATCCTCATCGAGCGGTTAAACTGTACGGGAATGCAATCAGTGTTCCATTATGTGAGTCTAAAAGGTTATATGAAGCGCAGATGGAATTAAATCAGTATATATAATAAAACATTAAAATACAGCAGTTTGCAGCAATGACACATGACCCTCAGTGTTCTGTATTACTTCGCTTATCAATGACGAAAATAAACGGCATAAACAATTGAATTTTTACCATGCTGAAGAAACAAGACGCATCAAAATTTTCGCGCGTACAATTTAGTCTTGTGATTAGCAGTTTGCTGAGGTAATAGGTAACGGCATACATATCTCCCGCAGTAAAAGAATGTGTGACGGGCAGGAAAGTGTATGGTGCTTCACAGCAGACgtaagctgtatccgactatagataCAGAGCGTTTTCGCGTTATGATACGTTTCGAAAACACGAACATTCGCGTCACTGTGAACGGTTTAACATTCCGAAGCTGAAGCTGGGCGATGAGAGACGTAGTGGTACTGACGATAAAGCTGATCTTTTTAAATATGTTTGAAGCAGTTGGGATTTCTTAACCTGCACGGGAATTTAGCAGTAAATATGCGTTTTCGTATATCTCCCTCGTTAAAACGTTGCCTCAAAAATCCAGGTTCGCTCTGGCGACATTGAACTGAGAAGAAAAAGTGCTAACCACCGAAATTTCATGACGGGTCTGAAAAGCGTGAGAAAAGCCTGAGATGAAAAGTTGCCGACCGCATCCAGAGAGATCACTTCAAACGCGCTGTAGAAGCAGCCCTTCATATTGATCAAATTACGGTAGTTTTCTTCAGAATCATACAATTTTATCAAAAAATTCGTTAGAAATGTGCGTCCTCGTCACTCCGAGCAGTTTAGATCCTAATAAAATTCCGCATAAACATTCGGTAATTTTCCCATGTACTGTGCTATTATTAATCTGTAAGATTTTTGTTTAAAAAGGAATGAAAGGTATGGAAATTCTGTTTTTTTCAGGTGTACTGTACTACACGTAGGACATGTCCACGTTAGTAGGTACCTAAACTCTCAATAATTACTGAATATTGACCATTTACCTTACAAATTTTGGTTTTTGGGCGCAGTAGTATACCGAGGAACTGACAGCCTTCAACTGCATAGCCGCACCAAGTTTTTTAAATGAGGAAATATACAATGGGCTTCGCGATATTTAAACGTGAAATTTGCGTGGAAAATGACCCGAAGCCGCAGCGAATTCGGTACATGCGCCAGAAATGGTATCGGCACAATTCAAGCCGGGAGACCATCAATCACGAAGAAAGCAGACCCATTTCCAAAATATTGAGAGACGCGTACCTTACTAGTCAGCCACTTGGCACAGCGTGTTCATGCAGATGCATGCTAGGGGGAGCTTCCGCTGCGTTCCTGGAGACGTGAGGAGGCAGTAATCGCTTGCCGGTTCGCTTGTCGCTTCACATAGTATATACTtttaaaggaaaggaacaaagcgGTAGTAAACTGTCCTTTAACGCACTCTCTCCTATAAATAAGAATGCGCTAGAGAGCAGCTTACGCCTTTCTTATATCTATACAGACGTATTCGTGTTTTGAGTTTAAGATGCGCCGATGTATTTTCTCGTGTTGTGCTGCCACGCTGAACACAGCGTCAGCCTTTGAAtttaataatgcgaaagcattacatggcCCATTGACACAAAAACTCGGTGTCGCTCAAAAAGTGTTGGCGTTGCGAAACTCGCGATTGGTTGaaatgtgtgtgtatgtatgtgtatatatatatatatatatatatatatatatatatatatatatatatatatatatatatatatatatatatatatatatatatatatatatatatatatatatatatatatattgacattGGTGACAGGTCTACAGCCCATTTCCTTTGCTCTTCCCCTTCTTGAGGAAGTTTTCGTAAGAACCCACGCATTCTCTTTTGCTGAGAggcaattgattttttttgtttttttcccggGTTCCTTTTTTCTTCTATTGCTGCTTGCTCTCCTTTAGCAAATATTCTCCTCTTAAAGTTAACCTGGATGACGTCAATTAGCTATCCTTCCACGTACGTGACCATGCATGTAGTGTGCTGTTACTTAAACATGGAAGGTCGCTATTGTTGGAAAGTTGAACTTGTGCCAGGCTTGTTAACATGGTGAGATTAATTCACTGTGTGAAATTCTAGGGAGCGGACACCGGACGCACTGGCCCTTTGAAAAGTAAAGACAAAGGACTGGCACTGACGCTTGTGTCTCTCCTTGGCGCTGCGGTAGCGGAGCAGCAGCGTGACGAGGAACACGACGGCCACGAGTCCGACGGCACAGGCGATGAGCGCGACCAGAATGGGGCTCAGGCTGCCGGGCCACAGGGGCTCCGTGAGGGACTGCGAGCCGGCCAGAGTCTTGGCGCGGAGGAGGGTGAGCGCACTGCGGCCCTTTGCCGTCACGGCGTACAGCACGAGCGACAGCCGAGCGCCGCTGCTCAGGCCGCTCACGGTCCAGGCGGGACGGTCCGAGGCGTTCACGTGCAGCACGCTCCGGTTGAACTGGTCCAGAACCTAAGGAATGGAGCACAGAGAGGGAAGTGTATGAAGAAAGGTTATCTTTCTGAACGGGCAGCGAATACAAGTGGGTGACAGTGCCGGAAAATTAGTCGCCTACTCTAATTACTTATGCAGAGCGATGGAGCTTAACCATTCGTATACAAGATTATTAGGAGCGAAAAAAGAATACTTTTCGTCATAAAGGGAGATAGGTTAAGGCCTAAGAGAAGGTACTGGTCTTCGCGAAACGGCATGGTCTTATCGCGAAAGAAGGAACTGCAAGGACCGAAGTTAGCGTCTTTTGATGGAATGTTTGAGCAGGGTATGTTATGTGTCCGCTTTGCAATGCGCATCGATAAATTAGTCGGTGCGTATAGACATAAAATGCATCGATAATTTAGTCGGTGCGAACAGACATAAAATGCGGTAAATATAGGTAACGGAGAAAACTCAGAGATTGGTCATGTTTCGTATTGTATGAAAAATAAGTTCGGCTGGATGTGGACAGTATCCACTTTAATTGAAGTCACGCAACGGGAAAACGTAATCGCAGTCGTAGCATTTTCTACTCATAGCGATTAATTGCGCGCGTAAACCTCTATCTCTAAATATCGTCTCCGAATAAAAGTAGACTCCTTATATATCCTCATCACAGAACCGGAGAATCTTCGCTGAGGATTCATGCAACCCTGACGCTTGTATTTTTGCCTTTCCTTCCAACATCTCACCTGAAGGACGTACACGGGCGGCATGCCACCGTCGTCTCCCGGCTCGCACTCGACGGCGAATGCGCTCGCGGTGCGGTTCTGGAGGCTGCAGTTGCGCGGCGGCTCCGGGTCTCTGGCCGGAACCAGGCCGAATGCGCACGGCTCACGCTGCGTGCCGACGTCGTTGGAGGCCCAGCACAGGAGACGGGGAGCGAGGTCCTGGGGAATTCGGCGCGGCACCAGAGTCACGTGACTCGTGTGGCCCGAGGAGGTGAAGTTGGTGAGCGTCTCGTTGCCCAGGCGCCAGTGGAAGGCCGAAGGAGGCAGGCTCCGACTGCACCTCGCAGTTGACTCGCACGGGCTGATTCGACGCGGCACCGTACACTTGCTGCTGGCCGCGGCGACAGACTGGCGCATCTGcagcagtggggggggggggggggggggggggggggggggggggggggggggggggggggggtggggggtggaggCACGATCAGTTTCACTGAGGTTCAAACCTTTTGCACGAAAACGAAACAGCACTTCCTTGAGTCTATTAGGAACAGATGTAACAAAACTGCTCCTATTATTATCATATTTTATTATTTATAACATACAGACCCACCTGTTTCTTCAGCTTTGAGCATTGTGAAGGCATTAGAACCTTtcttgtattattattattattattattattattattattattattattattattattattattattataagcatATCACCATGATTACATTTTGAAACAGAAATTAAAAGAATCATACTCGTACGTCGATTAATCTCGAAGTTTCCTCTTTACTCATCGTTATTTGTGGCTGTATTGAACTTGTAGCCATGCCATGTACTGCATTGTTTATGGTGAAAATTTcaggcttgattttttttttagtaggTATATTGTCTAGCCAAGTTATGTATTTGCAGTAGGGCTTCGCGGGACAAGCAAGCCGGTTGGCTCAGGGGAACCAGATTTCTGTGATTTTACTTGCGCAGAAGTGCAAATAGAATTTATATTCTGATTGCCATTATTTCTCTTCCCTTTTGCTTTCTTGCAACTGCTCCCTCCTTGACGGTTTCAATCAGGCTTTTATGCAATTCGCGATCATAGTGCGCACTATCGTGCATTCACCGCCATTGCCTTATGTGAAAGCACACAGGAGTAAGTATAGCTGCCTGAGTGAGTGAACCATTGGAAGTGATGAAGAGAGCTTATATGAGAGCAATACTCACACTGGAAGTTAAGAAACAGCGTGTTGCTCGAGCCTTCTCCTTGGGAGTTGGCGGCGCTGCAGCTGTAAGGTCCACGGGAGTCGAGGCGAACCTTCTGGAGCACAAGTGAGCGGTTGTTGACGAGGACGCCACCCGTGGCGTCTGTGAACAGTTCGCGGTCACCGAACCACCAGCTCACGTCGGAGACGGGGGGATTGGCGTCAACCACGCACTCTAGGTACACGTCCTGGCCCTCGCGAAGCTGCGAGCGTCGGAGGCTGGACGCGAGTCGTAGCGTGAGCTTCGGTGGGACTGCGCACGATAATAAGAGAGAGATAAGATAAAAAATGCAATCAGGAAGAGAGACAGTCATCGTTAAAAAAGCAAGCTTTCAAAATGAAGGGAGGAAATAAACAGGTTTTCGAATATTGGATTAATTGCGCGTCGTTGGCCTCAAGCGATACGAGGTTAGAAATCATCTGTGTATTTGTTTTTAATTCAAATTAGCAGTCCCTATTTGATATTCATGCCGCCTGTTTCTTCCGTGTATACTTACGCTCCGTTTTGATTAAAATATGCCCACTCAACTTGCCCACCCCACTTGCCACCGCGTAGCAGGTGAAGCTTGTCTCATCACAAATACTTTTAATATTTTATCGGTTGTATAATGCAACTGAGTAGATAAATTATTTATTCCATAGTCGCTTTTCGGCCGTTAAATGGGGAACATGCATAATGAAGTGCACAATATCACTCACATCTCTTCTCCACGCAAGTAATATTGAGGTGAAACGGAGCCTAAAAGCCCAAGAAAAATTTCAAGAGACGACGAATTTTCGATAACGGCATAATTTAACTAAGCTTACCTCTTCGCTCTAACTGATATTTACACTTGCTTATAAAAGCCATCTCATGCAGTCAGCTATCCATCTAATCAGTTCAGTTGCGTTAACAGTTgtcatattttcttttcttcgttatatcataatattaaataataataataataattggtttttggggaaaggaaatggcgcagtatctgtctcatatatctttggacacctgaaccgcgccgtaagggaagggataaaggagggagtgaaagacgaaaggaagaataggttcCGTATCAAAACCTTGGATTAGGAAAAAACGGCAATTAGTATGCTAATTTAAACATTCAAAAGAAGTTGTCTGGACAAATATACACGCCAAAAGCAATTTGAGAGCGTACTCACAGAGCACCTGGAGCCTGAACTCAGCAAATATGTCCGAGCCAGGGATGAGGTCGTTATCTGCCCGACAGCGCAGCAGACGTCCGTGGTGGCGGGCCGTGGGCCGCAGTGCGAGCCACGACAGAGTCACATTGCCGTCGAGGGACTCGTTCTGTCTCGCACCGGTCAGCACCTGGTCTCCCAGCAACCAGGTGATGCGAGACCGGGGTCTCGAGCCCACGGCGCGACACGAAAGCCAGCCCGTCTTTCCGGCTTCCAGCGTGGGGCTCACCGCTTCAACGCTGACCTCCAGCGGACGGACTGCGAAGCGTTCACAAAAgaaatgacgatgatgatgagggtgaatttttgtggcgcaaggccatctggggccaaagagtgccatgacacagGGTTTTTTCTTTCAATCAAGGTGGGGTAAATGACCCATTCCTAAGCATATCACCCTTAATTAGCCGAGCactaggcaggggaaagcttttacccattgtCTCACCGGTGGGGACCCGCCGGCAttgggatcgaacctcgcacctccc
Coding sequences within it:
- the LOC144095239 gene encoding LOW QUALITY PROTEIN: cell surface glycoprotein MUC18-like (The sequence of the model RefSeq protein was modified relative to this genomic sequence to represent the inferred CDS: deleted 1 base in 1 codon), coding for MGLWRVDECFASLLFEPPVVNALLRVELVAHVTALAGGEALLPCDLSPDNDSVALVLWYKDALPTPVYSVDARRGDVSQARHSSIAWGTRAYFATQPAPGLRLQALSVSDSGVYRCRVDFRKDRTRNHETSLLVIEPPGTPVIREAGGDREPLRSLIGPYNEGDSLALVCDVEGGIPEPSVTWWRESVPLESVLSEHRPGVRRSALGPFVLRRQDLMAVLVCQASNSNLTAPLTSSVTLDMNFRPLEVSVEAVSPTLEAGKTGWLSCRAVGSRPRSRITWLLGDQVLTGARQNESLDGNVTLSWLALRPTARHHGRLLRCRADNDLIPGSDIFAEFRLQVLFPPKLTLRLASSLRRSQLREGQDVYLECVVDANPPVSDVSWWFGDRELFTDATGGVLVNNRSLVLQKVRLDSRGPYSCSAANSQGEGSSNTLFLNFQYAPVCRRGQQQVYGAASNQPVRVNCEVQSEPAPSAFHWRLGNETLTNFTSSGHTSHVTLVPRRIPQDLAPRLLCWASNDVGTQREPCAFGLVPARDPEPPRNCSLQNRTASAFAVECEPGDDGGMPPVYVLQVLDQFNRSVLHVNASDRPAWTVSGLSSGARLSLVLYAVTAKGRSALTLLRAKTLAGSQSLTEPLWPGSLSPILVALIACAVGLVAVVFLVTLLLRYRSAKERHKPETIKGDDELQIAPLHQYPDGVLKLRSPQSEEKCPDVVLDVSGSEERLKEEEDRPSETVRWKGWSEAEPEHEKAVLGRPPVQEYQAKNGSQARAKHAEQTTAVVSSAATAAAPPAAVTPSLCTEALTDEVSECVVVPPPLKYRQTIV